The DNA segment GGGCATGCGGCTGCCCTTGGGATTCACCCCGACGAGCTGGAGCACGCCGCCGGGCTTCACCATCGCGACGGCCTCGGCGACGAGATCCGGCTTGCCCACCGCCTCGCAGACCACCTCCGCGCCGCCCCCGTCCGTGAGGGCCATCACGCGCTCGTGCAGGCTCTCGCGCGCGGGATCCACCACCACGCGGGCGCCCAGCTTGCGCGCGATCTCCCGCCGCTCCTCGAGCGGGTCCGAGAGGATCAGCCGCCCGGCGCCGCGGCGGCGGGCCAGCGCCATCGTCAGCAGCCCCATGATGCCGCCGCCCATCACCACCACCGTCGCGTTGCGCGGCATGCGGAACATCTCGAGCCCGGAGAGGCAGCACGAGGCCGGCTCGGCCAGCGCGGCGGTGACCGGGTCGAGGCCTTTCGGCAGCGGGTGCACGCAGCTCACCGGGAGCGCGGCGCGCTCGGCGAAGCCGCCGACACGCGTGGCCCGGGCGCACTGGCTGATGCGGCCGTGGCGGCAGTGCAGGCAGTCCCCGCACCCGTAGGACGGCTCGCAGGCGACGGCTCGTCCGATGAGACGGCGGCTCACCCCGCGGCCGACGTCGCGCACCACGCCCGAGTACTCGTGGCCCATGATCATGGGCGGCGTCCACGGGAACAGCCCCTGGGTCGCGTGCACGTCGGTGCCGCAGATGCCCGCGGCGGCCACGTCCACCACCACCTGCCCCGGGCCGGCGACCGGATCGGGCGCCTCGTCCAGGGTGAAGCGGGCGTCGCCCCGCCAGGTGGCGACCTTCACGCCCGGGGCGTCTCCGCGTGCTGCGAGAACTTGGGCATGACCTGGGTGGCGAGCAGCTCCATCGAACGGCGCCACATCTCGGGTCGGTCCCAGTCGTGCCCGCCCATCAGCAGCGTGCCGAAGTGTCCCGTCTCCTCGCGCAAGGCGACCAGCTGCTCGAGCACGCGCCGCGGGCTGCCCGCGATGACGAGGGCGCGCTTGATCATGTCCACCGTGACGTCCTCGTCCGGGACGATCAGGTCCGGCTTCAGCATGAAGAGCGCCTTGCGGCCCTTCGAGAAGCTGTGGTGGAAGAACTGGTAGTAGAACGACAGGCCGTTGTCCGGGTCGGCCAGGTACTCCTCGGCCAGGGCGTCGCTCTCGGTCACCAGCACGCTGCGCGAGACGCGCCAGACGCTGGGGTCCGGCCGCCGCCCCGCCCGCTCACAGCCCTCCACGTACTTCTCCCAGTGGCCGCGCAGGTAGCGGCGGTGGAAGAACTGGCCGGAGACCGGGATCCAGCCCCGCTCGCCCGCGGTGACCGCGCTGTTCGAGCTCGGAGTGAGCAGCGAGAGCGCGATGGGCGGGTGCGGCCGCTGGTACGGGCGGGGCACGTAGCCGACCTTGTACTCCGGCCAGATCCCGTTCTTCAGCGAGATCTTCCAGAAGCGGCCGTCGATCTCGTAGGGCGGATCCTGGGCCCACAGCTTGAGCACGGTGTCGATCGACTCGACGACCATCTGGGGGCGCAGCTCGGCCTGGCCCACGTCGAACATCTCCAGGTCGCTCACGAGGCCACCCGGGCCGATGCCCATGATGAAGCGGCCGCGGCAGAGCTGGTCGAACATGGCGGCGTGCGCGGCCACCGTGGCCGGGTGCAGCTGGGGCAGGTTGATGACGCCGGTGCCGAAGCGGATCTGGGTGGTGCGGGGAATGAGCGACGCGAAGAAGATGAGGGGCGAGGTGATGCGCTCGCTCCACGACGAGAAGTGCTCGCCCACGAAGGCCTCGGTGAAGCCGAGCCGGTCGGCCAGGACGATGGCCTCCTGGTCTTCCTCGAGGATGGCGGTGTACTCGCGATCCGGATGGTGAAACGGCATGGTGAACATGCCGAGCTTGACCGTCATCGAGGCCTCCGTGGGCTCACGAGTTGTGAGCTACTTCTTGCCGGCCCGCGCCTCGAGCAGGAGCTTCACCTCGGCGGCGGCGGCGCGCCAGAGCGTCCCGCCCGGCTTGTCGTACTCGGCCTGCACCTGCTTGCGGAACTCGTTCATCGCCGCGTCCTGCTGCTCCTTGGGCGCGCCCTGCGGCACCGCGCCCAGGGTCTTGGCCCGGATGCCGGTGCTGGCCGCGGTGGCCCCGTGCGCGCGCTCCATCCAGCGGCCGATCTCGTTCCAGTCCTTGTCGAAGAAGACCACCACCGGGATGGACTGGTAGCCGTTGTTCAGGAAGGTGTCGCGCAGGTCCGGCACCTGGTCCCGGAAGAACACGCGCAGCTCGGCGCCCGGGATCGCGTCCACGAGGTGGGCGATCAGCGGCGAGTTGCGGTGGACGTCGCCGCACCAGTTCTCGGCCAGCATCATGACGTACTTCACGCCGGTGACGCCGCTGAAGAACTTCTGCTCCTCGTCGGTGAGCTTGGAGTTGGCGTAGTTCTGCTCGGTGCGGGCCCGGGTGTCGCCCATCTGGCCCATGTAGTCCTTCCAGGTGAGCCCGGTGGCAAAGCGCTTCGCGTCGAGGGGAATCTGGAGTTGAGCCATTTCGTCGACCTCGCTTCGGTGAGTGGTGGTTTGGCCCTTGCTACGGTTTACTACGAAGGCTCTTCTTTTCGGCGCGTACTGCAAAACCCTTTCACGGCCTTTCGTATGGTCGCCTGGCCTTCGGCTCCGGCTCCCAAGGGCGGAGTATACTACGGCGCCAATGGCTCGGCTCGCCGCGGTGAAGCGCCGACCGGAGTGGTTCACGCGCTTCTTCGACACCGCGTACGTCGCCCAGCTGCGCGAGGAGAAATCGGCGGCGGACACCCGCGCCGAGGTGGACTTCCTGGTCCGGCGCCTGCGTTTGCCCCGCGGCGCGCGAATTCTCGACGTGCCATGCGGATACGGCCGCCACGCGGCCGGCCTGGCCCGCCGCGGCTACGTGGTGACCGGCGTGGATCTCTCGCGCGCGATGATCGCGGAAGGCCGGCGGCGCTTCCCCGAGGGCCCGCGGCTCCGGCTACGGCGCGCGGACATGCGCCGCATGGACTTTCACGCCGAGTTCGACGCGGTGGTGAACCTCTACACCAGCTTCGGATACTTCACGCCGGCCGAGAACGCGCGGGTCCTCCGCCGAATGGCCCGCGCGCTCAAGCCGGGCGGGCGTCTGATCGTCGATCATCGCGATCCGGTCCACGACGCCGCGGTGCCGGGGCGACTCTGGTACCGCGCGGGTCGCCGGCGCTTCATCCTGGAGCACCGACGCTTCGATCGGCGCACCGGCATCGTGGACACCACCCAGCTCGTGCTGACCGACGGGCGCCGCGGGGCGGTGCAGCGCCGCTTTCGCATCCAGGAGTTCTCCCTGGCCCGCTGGCGCGGCATGCTCCGACGCGTGGGGCTGCGGCTGCTCGGCGCGTATGCGGGCTACGACGGCCGCCGCTACCGGCCCGGCGCGACCGGGCGGCTCATCGTGGTCGCGGAGCGGCCGATGCATCCTTGACAGGCCCCGAGAGGCGACGTACAGTACGAGCGACATCACGATTCACTCTCCTTTAAGCAGGCCCTGCGAGGCCGGCAAGGAGCAGACGATGACGCACTCGACGAATATCGGCAGCGTCCCGCCCCGTTCGGGGCATTTTTTTTGCCCGCCCGCATGGGTCCCCCGGCCGGCATGAGCTCCCGCGAGAAGGCCCAGGTCCTGGACGAGACCGGTCTCGACCGGGCGCTGACCCGCATCGCCCACGAGATCGTCGAGCAGGCGGGCGGCGGCGAGGACGTCGTCCTCGTCGGCATCAAGACCCGCGGGGTCACCCTGGCCGAGCGGATCGGCGCCAAGATCGCGGCCATCGAGGGCACCAAGCCGTCGGTGGGCGCGCTCGACATCACGCTCTACCGCGACGACCTGCGACTGAAGGCCGAGCAGCCGGTGGTGCGCAGCACCGAGATCAGCTTCCCGATCAAGGGTCGCACCGTGGTGCTGGTCGACGACGTGCTGTTCACCGGGCGGACCATCCGGGCCGCCATGGACGCGCTCATGGACCTGGGGCGTCCACGCATCATCCGGCTCGCGGTCCTGGTGGACCGCGGCCATCGCGAGCTGCCCATCCGACCCGACTACATCGGCAAGAACCTTCCCACGAGCCGCCGGGAATCGGTGGCCGTGCTGCTCCGCGAGCACGACGGCGTGGACCGCGTCGTCATCCAGGAGGACTGAGCCCATGGGCTGGAAGCGCAAGGACCTGCTCGGCATGCAGGACCTCGACGCGACGGAGATCACCGACGTGCTCGACACCGCGGCCTCCATGAAGGAGATCGCCACCCGCGAGATCAAGAAGGTGCCGACCCTTCGCGGAAAGACGGTCGTGAATCTGTTCTACGAATCCTCCACCCGCACCCGGACCTCCTTCGAGATCGCGGGCAAGTGGCTCTCCGCCGACGTGATCAACTTCTCGGCGTCGGGCTCGAGCGCGGAGAAGGGGGAGAGCCTGCTCGACACCGCGCGGAACATCGAGGCGATGAGCCCCGACGTGGTGGTGGTGCGCCACAGGGCCTCGGGCGCGCCCGCCCTCCTGGCCCGCCACCTGCGCTGCGGGGTGATCAACGCGGGCGACGGCGCCCACGAGCATCCCACCCAGGCGCTGCTCGACCTCATGACGATCCGCGAGAAGAAGGGGCACCTCGAAGGGCTCAACGTGACGATCGTGGGCGACGTGGCCCACAGCCGGGTGGCGCGCTCCGACATCTTCGGGATGCGCAAGATGGGCATCACGGTCACGGTGGCCGGGCCGCCCACCCTCATCCCCGCGCAGTGCCAGGAGCTGGGCGTGAAGGTCAGCCATCGGCTCGAGGAGGCCATCGCCCACGCGGACGTGATCATGATGCTGCGCCTGCAGCACGAGCGCATGCAGGGCGGCTTCATCCCGTCCATTCGCGAGTACTCGCGCGTGTGGGGACTCTCCCTGGCTCGGCTGGCGCCCTGCCGGCCCGACGTGCTGATCATGCATCCGGGCCCGGTGAACCGGGGCGTCGAGCTGGCCCCCGAGGTCGCGGACAGCCGGTACTCGGTGATCCTCGAGCAGGTGTCCAACGGCGTCGCGGTGCGCATGGCGGTGCTCTATCTGCTCGCCGGGAGCAAGAAGGCATGAGCCTGATCATCCGCAACGGCCGGGTGGTCGATCCATCGAGCGGCACCGACGCTCAGCAGGATGTCTGGATCGCGGACGGGCGCATCCACAAGGTGGGCAAGGCGCTCAAGGTGCCCGCCGGCGTCGAGGTGATCGACGCGGCCTCGAAGGTGGTGTGCCCGGGCTTCATCGACATGCACGTGCACCTGCGCGAGCCGGGCTTCGAGTACAAGGAGACGATCGCCTCCGGGACGCGCGCGGCCGCCGCGGGCGGGTTCACCGCGGTGGCCTGCATGGCCAACACCTTCCCGGTCAACGACAACCGCGCGGTGACCGACTACATCCTGGCCCGCGCGAAGGTCGAGGGGGTGGTGCGCGTGTATCCCATCGGCGCGGTCACCCGCAACCTCGAGGGCAAGCAGCTGGCCGAGATGGCCGAGCAGGCCGAGGCCGGCTGCGTGGCCTTCTCCGACGACGGCCAGTGCGTGATGAACGCGGAGCTGTACCGGCGGGCGATGGAGTACGCGCTGCCGTTCGGCACGCCGGTGATCAGCCACGCGGAGGACTGCCACCTCGCCCACGACGCGCCCATGCACGAAGGCATCGTCTCCACCGAGCTGGGGCTCTCCGGGCAGCCGGGCGCGGCCGAG comes from the Candidatus Methylomirabilota bacterium genome and includes:
- a CDS encoding zinc-binding dehydrogenase — encoded protein: MKVATWRGDARFTLDEAPDPVAGPGQVVVDVAAAGICGTDVHATQGLFPWTPPMIMGHEYSGVVRDVGRGVSRRLIGRAVACEPSYGCGDCLHCRHGRISQCARATRVGGFAERAALPVSCVHPLPKGLDPVTAALAEPASCCLSGLEMFRMPRNATVVVMGGGIMGLLTMALARRRGAGRLILSDPLEERREIARKLGARVVVDPARESLHERVMALTDGGGAEVVCEAVGKPDLVAEAVAMVKPGGVLQLVGVNPKGSRMPIDLFDVHFREIRIHGAYGRGTAFRRALAALPKLGIKRLIGAKFPLERIEDAFAHATAGRGAKTIITP
- a CDS encoding LLM class flavin-dependent oxidoreductase: MTVKLGMFTMPFHHPDREYTAILEEDQEAIVLADRLGFTEAFVGEHFSSWSERITSPLIFFASLIPRTTQIRFGTGVINLPQLHPATVAAHAAMFDQLCRGRFIMGIGPGGLVSDLEMFDVGQAELRPQMVVESIDTVLKLWAQDPPYEIDGRFWKISLKNGIWPEYKVGYVPRPYQRPHPPIALSLLTPSSNSAVTAGERGWIPVSGQFFHRRYLRGHWEKYVEGCERAGRRPDPSVWRVSRSVLVTESDALAEEYLADPDNGLSFYYQFFHHSFSKGRKALFMLKPDLIVPDEDVTVDMIKRALVIAGSPRRVLEQLVALREETGHFGTLLMGGHDWDRPEMWRRSMELLATQVMPKFSQHAETPRA
- a CDS encoding thioredoxin family protein, which produces MAQLQIPLDAKRFATGLTWKDYMGQMGDTRARTEQNYANSKLTDEEQKFFSGVTGVKYVMMLAENWCGDVHRNSPLIAHLVDAIPGAELRVFFRDQVPDLRDTFLNNGYQSIPVVVFFDKDWNEIGRWMERAHGATAASTGIRAKTLGAVPQGAPKEQQDAAMNEFRKQVQAEYDKPGGTLWRAAAAEVKLLLEARAGKK
- a CDS encoding class I SAM-dependent methyltransferase, which translates into the protein MARLAAVKRRPEWFTRFFDTAYVAQLREEKSAADTRAEVDFLVRRLRLPRGARILDVPCGYGRHAAGLARRGYVVTGVDLSRAMIAEGRRRFPEGPRLRLRRADMRRMDFHAEFDAVVNLYTSFGYFTPAENARVLRRMARALKPGGRLIVDHRDPVHDAAVPGRLWYRAGRRRFILEHRRFDRRTGIVDTTQLVLTDGRRGAVQRRFRIQEFSLARWRGMLRRVGLRLLGAYAGYDGRRYRPGATGRLIVVAERPMHP
- the pyrR gene encoding bifunctional pyr operon transcriptional regulator/uracil phosphoribosyltransferase PyrR translates to MSSREKAQVLDETGLDRALTRIAHEIVEQAGGGEDVVLVGIKTRGVTLAERIGAKIAAIEGTKPSVGALDITLYRDDLRLKAEQPVVRSTEISFPIKGRTVVLVDDVLFTGRTIRAAMDALMDLGRPRIIRLAVLVDRGHRELPIRPDYIGKNLPTSRRESVAVLLREHDGVDRVVIQED
- a CDS encoding aspartate carbamoyltransferase catalytic subunit, yielding MGWKRKDLLGMQDLDATEITDVLDTAASMKEIATREIKKVPTLRGKTVVNLFYESSTRTRTSFEIAGKWLSADVINFSASGSSAEKGESLLDTARNIEAMSPDVVVVRHRASGAPALLARHLRCGVINAGDGAHEHPTQALLDLMTIREKKGHLEGLNVTIVGDVAHSRVARSDIFGMRKMGITVTVAGPPTLIPAQCQELGVKVSHRLEEAIAHADVIMMLRLQHERMQGGFIPSIREYSRVWGLSLARLAPCRPDVLIMHPGPVNRGVELAPEVADSRYSVILEQVSNGVAVRMAVLYLLAGSKKA